The following coding sequences lie in one Sphingobium sp. KCTC 72723 genomic window:
- a CDS encoding nuclease yields MARNLYDLGDRTPDQSDEAADDTPESRSRIVPIGMVLLALIVAGAAIFLFRTAMPASTGNMAPAETATLITTEFALCDDPRGQACVLSPDSYAYAGRRYHLSDIRVPSQTGPACEAKRAHEGRIALAAMLNGGSFQALPDSADTDTSARLLVRDGVSLGQLMILKRYAKPWSRTPINWCAGA; encoded by the coding sequence ATGGCCCGCAACCTGTACGACCTTGGTGACCGCACGCCCGACCAATCGGACGAAGCAGCGGACGATACTCCCGAAAGCCGATCGCGCATCGTGCCGATCGGCATGGTCCTGCTGGCGCTGATAGTCGCGGGCGCGGCGATTTTCCTGTTCCGCACCGCGATGCCCGCTTCCACCGGCAACATGGCGCCTGCGGAAACGGCCACGCTCATCACCACCGAATTTGCCCTGTGCGATGATCCCAGGGGCCAGGCCTGCGTCCTTTCCCCCGACAGTTACGCCTATGCCGGGCGCCGTTACCACCTGTCCGACATTCGCGTGCCAAGCCAGACCGGCCCGGCGTGCGAGGCAAAGCGCGCGCATGAGGGCCGCATCGCGCTCGCCGCCATGCTGAACGGCGGCAGTTTTCAGGCTCTCCCCGACAGCGCGGACACAGATACGTCCGCTCGCCTGTTGGTGCGCGACGGCGTATCGCTAGGCCAACTCATGATCCTCAAACGCTACGCAAAGCCATGGTCGCGTACGCCGATCAACTGGTGCGCGGGCGCTTAG
- a CDS encoding PH domain-containing protein has product MSEAWLYDEHPAMFRAHPLLFTLLLVSVVGIVAIGIWWVLHKGERLALSEREVLLERGLLAKQRTEVALSSIRSVRITQSLGQRLFDVGHVELFSAGDVAEIAVKNMPRPGRIRAIAAARNLDLLPQR; this is encoded by the coding sequence ATGAGCGAGGCATGGTTGTATGACGAGCATCCCGCGATGTTCCGGGCGCATCCTTTGCTGTTCACGCTGCTGCTGGTGTCGGTGGTCGGCATCGTGGCGATCGGCATTTGGTGGGTGCTGCACAAGGGCGAACGGCTGGCGCTGAGCGAGCGGGAAGTGCTGCTGGAGCGGGGCTTGCTGGCCAAGCAGCGCACGGAAGTGGCATTGTCGAGCATCCGCAGCGTGCGCATTACCCAGAGCCTGGGCCAGCGCCTGTTCGATGTCGGCCATGTCGAATTGTTCAGTGCGGGCGATGTCGCCGAAATCGCGGTGAAGAACATGCCGCGTCCGGGCCGGATTCGCGCGATCGCGGCAGCGCGCAACCTGGATCTTTTGCCGCAACGATAG
- a CDS encoding cupin domain-containing protein — MQLTHFDIDIFLRDHWQKKPALIRNPWDQWRNPLDPDELAGLACEDGVESRLIRATDTMLAMESGPLPQDRFGALGREPWTLLVQAVDQMVPDVAALIEPFRFVPDWRIDDVMVSYATDGGGVGAHFDQYDVFLIQGLGRRRWRVGPRCDAATPLLPHDDLRLIADFQATDEWVLEPGDILYVPPCFAHDGVAAGDDCMTYSIGFRAPSRAELVEHWSEQLVDALTDEDRYADPDLARQDHPGEIAPAAIGRLHGLVLESLNDRDAFARWFGQYSSQPKYADTDWRPEEAADSDLIRALIAAHVPLCRNPASRFAFMARGADGVTLFVDGQSFDCAGEGAAFARAVCGRGDMDVDPALAGSDAAVALIAALIDQGSLAFDEGE; from the coding sequence ATGCAACTGACCCATTTCGATATCGACATTTTCCTGCGCGACCATTGGCAAAAGAAGCCGGCGCTGATCCGCAATCCGTGGGACCAGTGGCGCAACCCGCTGGACCCGGACGAGCTGGCCGGGCTGGCGTGCGAAGATGGCGTCGAATCGCGCCTGATCCGCGCGACCGACACGATGCTGGCGATGGAAAGCGGGCCGTTGCCGCAGGACCGCTTCGGTGCGCTGGGGCGGGAGCCGTGGACGTTGCTGGTGCAGGCGGTGGACCAGATGGTGCCGGACGTCGCGGCGCTGATCGAACCGTTCCGCTTCGTGCCGGACTGGCGGATCGACGATGTGATGGTCAGCTATGCCACCGATGGCGGCGGCGTGGGCGCGCATTTCGACCAGTATGACGTGTTTCTGATTCAGGGGCTGGGGCGCAGGCGATGGCGGGTGGGGCCGCGTTGCGACGCGGCGACGCCGCTGTTGCCACATGACGATTTGCGCCTGATCGCGGATTTTCAGGCGACCGACGAATGGGTGCTGGAACCGGGTGACATTCTCTACGTCCCGCCCTGCTTCGCGCATGACGGCGTGGCGGCGGGCGATGATTGCATGACCTATTCGATTGGATTTCGTGCGCCATCGCGCGCCGAACTGGTCGAACATTGGAGCGAGCAGCTGGTCGACGCCCTGACCGATGAAGATCGCTATGCCGACCCCGATCTGGCGCGGCAGGACCATCCGGGGGAAATTGCTCCGGCGGCGATCGGCAGGCTGCATGGGCTGGTGCTGGAATCGCTCAATGACCGGGATGCCTTTGCGCGCTGGTTCGGGCAATATAGCAGCCAGCCCAAATATGCCGACACCGATTGGCGGCCCGAAGAAGCGGCGGACAGCGACCTGATCCGCGCGCTGATCGCGGCGCATGTGCCGTTGTGCCGCAATCCTGCGAGCCGTTTTGCCTTCATGGCGCGGGGGGCGGACGGAGTGACGCTGTTCGTGGACGGGCAGAGTTTCGACTGTGCGGGGGAGGGCGCGGCGTTCGCGCGGGCCGTGTGCGGGCGGGGGGATATGGATGTCGATCCGGCGCTGGCCGGGTCGGACGCCGCCGTGGCGCTGATCGCGGCGCTGATCGACCAGGGCAGCCTGGCCTTTGACGAGGGGGAGTGA
- a CDS encoding rRNA large subunit pseudouridine synthase E — MALILFNKPFNVLCQFTPESNGPERATLKDYIAVPGVYPAGRLDTDSEGLLLLTDDGRLQARIADPRFKMAKTYLAQVEGEPDEAALDALRRGVTLKDGRTLPAEVERIDDPALWPRDPPVRFRKTVTDCWISLTIREGKNRQVRRMTAAVGHPTLRLVRWQVGEWTLDGVEPGTWRDVG, encoded by the coding sequence ATGGCGCTGATTTTGTTCAACAAGCCGTTCAATGTGCTGTGCCAGTTCACCCCGGAGTCGAACGGGCCGGAACGCGCGACGCTCAAGGATTATATCGCCGTGCCGGGCGTCTACCCCGCCGGGCGGCTGGACACCGATAGCGAAGGGCTGCTGCTGCTGACCGACGATGGCCGGTTGCAGGCGCGGATCGCCGACCCCCGGTTCAAGATGGCCAAAACCTATCTGGCGCAGGTGGAGGGCGAACCGGACGAGGCGGCGCTCGACGCGCTGCGGCGCGGCGTGACGTTGAAGGACGGGCGGACCCTGCCCGCCGAAGTCGAGCGGATCGACGACCCCGCTTTATGGCCGCGCGACCCGCCGGTGCGGTTTCGCAAGACGGTGACCGATTGCTGGATCAGCCTGACCATCCGCGAAGGCAAGAACCGCCAGGTCCGCCGCATGACCGCCGCCGTGGGCCATCCCACGCTGCGGCTGGTGCGCTGGCAGGTGGGCGAATGGACGCTGGACGGCGTGGAGCCGGGGACCTGGCGGGATGTTGGGTGA
- a CDS encoding VOC family protein: protein MLFHTMVGSNDIDRAKRFYDTVLGTLGVGEATINVADSGHTRLIYNSGNGANFIVTQPINDEPASVANGSTVAFSCDSPEQVKQFHDVAVANGGTSIEVAPGPRETASMGTIVLAYFRDPDGNKLCGIHFPK, encoded by the coding sequence ATGCTTTTTCACACGATGGTGGGGTCGAACGACATCGACCGGGCGAAGCGCTTTTACGACACGGTGCTCGGCACCCTCGGAGTTGGGGAGGCGACGATCAACGTGGCCGACAGTGGCCACACGCGCCTGATCTACAACAGTGGAAATGGGGCCAATTTCATTGTCACCCAGCCCATCAATGACGAACCGGCATCCGTCGCGAATGGCAGCACCGTTGCTTTTTCATGCGATTCGCCAGAACAGGTGAAGCAGTTTCATGATGTTGCAGTCGCCAATGGTGGCACGTCGATCGAGGTAGCGCCCGGTCCTCGCGAAACAGCGTCTATGGGTACGATCGTACTCGCGTACTTCCGCGATCCAGATGGAAACAAGCTATGCGGCATCCACTTCCCCAAATAA
- a CDS encoding IS91 family transposase, giving the protein MRPNIEVADIFRSAGPAYRIAHAGHLSLHQLRVMSAVEHCRTAALGGHVEACEDCGHWRIAYNSCRNRHCPKCQGAAARTWLAEREADLLPVGYFHVVFTLPAQIANIAWQNKTLVYDLLFRAASETMMTIAADPKHLGARIGITAVLHTWGSAMTHHPHVHMIVPGGGIAHDGTRWISSRPAFLLPVRVLGKLFRRIFLTRLIALHDAGQLNFFGAMSNLADRRTFLRHLAPVRQKRWVVYAKPPFAGPEAVLAYLSRYTHRVAISNRRLISFDQDGVTLRYKDYRHDGAERHQIMTLTANEFIRRFLLHVLPRGFHRIRHYGLLASATRRDNLALARRLLAVPSEPEVPTPDAPLDTCSPCPCCGGRMVVIETFARWCQPRAPPPLLLPIREFAS; this is encoded by the coding sequence GTGCGCCCCAACATTGAGGTCGCCGACATCTTCCGGTCCGCCGGGCCTGCTTACCGGATAGCACATGCCGGTCATCTCAGCCTGCACCAGCTCAGGGTGATGTCCGCGGTTGAACATTGCCGCACCGCTGCTCTGGGCGGCCATGTCGAGGCCTGCGAGGACTGCGGGCATTGGCGGATCGCCTATAACAGCTGTCGGAACCGACACTGCCCCAAGTGCCAGGGCGCAGCCGCGCGCACCTGGCTGGCCGAGCGCGAGGCCGACCTGCTGCCGGTCGGCTACTTTCATGTCGTGTTCACGCTTCCGGCCCAGATCGCCAACATCGCATGGCAGAACAAGACGCTGGTCTATGATCTGCTGTTCCGGGCAGCGTCAGAGACGATGATGACCATTGCCGCCGATCCCAAGCATCTGGGTGCCCGGATCGGCATCACGGCGGTGCTCCATACATGGGGATCAGCCATGACCCACCATCCCCATGTCCACATGATCGTGCCAGGCGGGGGCATCGCGCACGACGGGACGCGCTGGATATCCTCGCGTCCCGCCTTCCTCCTGCCGGTACGTGTTCTGGGAAAGCTTTTCCGCCGCATCTTCCTCACCCGGCTCATCGCCCTTCATGATGCAGGGCAGCTCAACTTCTTTGGAGCCATGAGCAATCTGGCTGACCGCCGGACCTTCCTGCGGCACCTGGCACCGGTGCGGCAAAAGCGCTGGGTTGTGTACGCAAAACCACCCTTTGCTGGTCCCGAGGCAGTGCTCGCCTATCTGTCGCGCTATACCCACCGGGTCGCCATCTCGAACCGGCGGTTGATCAGCTTCGACCAGGACGGCGTCACGCTCCGCTACAAGGATTATCGACACGACGGCGCTGAACGCCACCAAATCATGACCCTGACCGCCAACGAGTTTATCCGCCGCTTCCTGCTGCATGTCCTGCCGCGTGGCTTCCATCGCATCCGACACTACGGCCTGCTCGCCAGCGCAACGCGCAGGGATAATCTCGCGCTCGCCCGCAGACTGCTGGCCGTTCCGTCTGAGCCGGAGGTGCCGACGCCTGATGCTCCGCTCGACACCTGCTCACCATGCCCGTGTTGCGGCGGGCGGATGGTCGTCATCGAGACTTTCGCACGCTGGTGTCAGCCACGAGCACCGCCACCGTTGCTCCTCCCGATCCGGGAGTTCGCGTCATGA
- a CDS encoding tyrosine-type recombinase/integrase, with protein MTVSINTAPISPLRQRMQHDMIMRGLGPHTQKDYIRHVKRLAAFLGRPPDTATEEDLRSFQLMQHESGVRPSTINGAVSALRFLFTTTLKRRDLSRALVITRNVPRLPQVLSVEEAAQLLQAAASIKYKAALGVAYGAGLRVSEVAHLKVDDIDSQRMLIRIEQGKGGKDRNAMLSPQLLELLRMWWREGRKHGVLIPHGWLLPGQNITDPISTRQLHRAVQEAAEVAGIRKRISPHTLRHSFATHLLEQNVDIRVIQVLLGHSKLETTALYTKVSTRTIHAVSGPLDTLMALMEGKVPAG; from the coding sequence ATGACTGTCTCGATCAATACTGCTCCGATCAGCCCACTGCGTCAACGGATGCAGCACGACATGATAATGCGAGGTCTTGGGCCCCATACACAGAAGGATTATATCCGCCATGTGAAGCGTCTGGCCGCCTTTCTGGGCCGCCCGCCCGATACGGCAACGGAAGAGGATCTGCGCAGCTTTCAGTTAATGCAGCATGAGAGCGGCGTCAGGCCGAGCACGATCAACGGCGCGGTGTCGGCGCTGCGCTTCCTGTTCACGACCACGCTCAAGCGGCGGGATCTGTCACGCGCACTGGTGATCACCCGTAACGTGCCCCGACTACCGCAAGTGCTGAGCGTCGAAGAAGCCGCGCAGTTGCTCCAGGCCGCCGCGAGTATCAAGTATAAGGCGGCGTTGGGCGTGGCCTACGGCGCGGGCCTGCGTGTGTCGGAGGTTGCCCACCTCAAGGTCGACGATATCGACAGCCAGCGTATGCTGATCCGTATCGAACAGGGCAAGGGCGGCAAGGACCGTAATGCCATGCTTTCGCCGCAACTGCTCGAACTGCTGCGGATGTGGTGGCGCGAGGGCAGGAAGCACGGTGTCCTGATCCCGCATGGCTGGCTGTTACCAGGCCAGAATATCACTGATCCAATATCGACGCGGCAACTGCACCGGGCCGTTCAGGAGGCTGCCGAAGTGGCGGGAATCCGCAAACGCATCAGCCCCCACACCCTGCGTCACTCCTTCGCAACGCATCTCCTGGAACAGAATGTCGATATCCGCGTGATCCAGGTCCTGCTTGGCCACAGCAAACTCGAGACGACGGCTCTCTATACCAAGGTCTCCACCCGAACGATCCACGCCGTATCGGGCCCGCTCGACACGCTGATGGCGTTGATGGAGGGGAAGGTGCCCGCCGGTTGA
- a CDS encoding IS91 family transposase: MRTSLEVADIFRSAGPAYRAAHAGHLSLGQLKVMTAIENCRTAALGGHVEACDDCGHWRIAYNSCRNRHCPKCQGAAARTWLAAREADLLPVGYFHVVFTVPAEIADIAWQNKAVVYDLLFRAAADTMLTIGADPKHLGARVGITAVLHTWGSALTHHPHVHMIVPGGGITLDGKRWISSRPAFLLPVRVLGALFRRLFLTRLLALFDAGKLAFFNALAGLASRKALLRYLSPIRKKRWVVYAKPPFAGPQAVLAYLSRYTHRVAISNRRLIGFDETGVTFRYKDYRRDGAERQQVMTLATDEFIRRFLIHVLPRGFHRIRHYGLLASSTHKEAMALARRLLGVAAPIEEPEPDKLPDHRPPCPCCGGHMTIVETLVRWYQPRAPPQPAPPARRHAP; this comes from the coding sequence GTGCGCACCTCACTCGAGGTCGCCGACATCTTCCGTAGCGCCGGGCCAGCGTATCGCGCAGCCCATGCCGGGCATCTCAGTCTCGGCCAGCTCAAGGTCATGACGGCGATCGAGAACTGCCGCACCGCCGCGCTGGGCGGCCACGTCGAGGCCTGCGACGACTGCGGGCATTGGCGGATCGCCTATAACTCCTGCCGCAACCGGCATTGCCCCAAATGTCAGGGCGCCGCAGCGCGCACCTGGCTGGCCGCGCGCGAGGCTGATCTGTTGCCGGTCGGCTACTTCCACGTCGTGTTCACCGTGCCCGCCGAGATCGCTGACATCGCCTGGCAGAACAAGGCGGTGGTCTATGACCTGCTGTTCCGCGCAGCTGCGGACACGATGCTGACCATCGGCGCCGATCCCAAACACCTCGGCGCGCGGGTCGGCATCACCGCCGTCCTGCACACCTGGGGATCGGCACTGACTCACCACCCGCATGTGCACATGATCGTACCCGGCGGCGGTATCACGCTGGACGGCAAGCGTTGGATCTCGTCACGTCCAGCCTTCCTACTGCCGGTGCGCGTGCTGGGCGCGTTGTTCCGCCGACTGTTCCTCACACGCCTGCTGGCGTTGTTCGACGCTGGGAAGCTGGCCTTCTTCAACGCCTTGGCGGGCCTGGCCTCGCGTAAGGCCTTACTGCGATATCTGTCGCCCATCCGTAAGAAGCGCTGGGTGGTCTATGCCAAACCGCCATTTGCAGGGCCGCAGGCGGTGCTGGCCTATCTCTCGCGCTATACCCACCGTGTCGCCATCTCGAACCGGCGCCTCATCGGCTTCGACGAGACCGGCGTGACCTTCCGCTATAAGGACTATCGCCGCGACGGGGCCGAACGCCAGCAGGTCATGACGCTGGCGACCGACGAGTTCATCCGCCGCTTCCTGATCCATGTCCTGCCGCGTGGCTTCCACCGTATCCGGCATTACGGTCTGCTCGCCAGTTCGACGCACAAGGAGGCCATGGCGCTCGCCCGCAGGCTGCTGGGCGTTGCTGCGCCGATCGAGGAACCCGAGCCCGACAAGCTGCCCGATCATCGACCGCCATGCCCATGTTGCGGCGGGCATATGACTATCGTCGAAACCCTCGTCCGCTGGTACCAACCGCGCGCTCCGCCGCAGCCAGCGCCGCCCGCCCGGAGACATGCGCCATGA
- a CDS encoding tyrosine-type recombinase/integrase, whose amino-acid sequence MDAITSPTPNNSLRERMLQDMTMRGFGEHTQKDYIRHVRSFAAFLGRPPDTATIEDLRRFQIDQHERAVGPATINGAVSALRFLFSITLKRPEMALGLVVVRFTPKLRVVLSVEETARLLEAAPGIKYKAALSVAYGAGLRVSEVAHLKVDDIDSERMIIRVEQGKGRKDRNAMLSPHLLDLLRQWWREGKRRGVMLPHGWLFPGRNGTDPVSARQLHRVVQEAAERAEIYKRVSPHTLRHSFATHLLEQGVDIRVIQVLLGHVNINTTGIYTQVSSKTMRAVASPLDQIVAVMEGRGPPG is encoded by the coding sequence ATGGATGCCATCACTTCCCCGACCCCGAACAATTCACTGCGCGAGCGTATGTTGCAGGACATGACGATGCGTGGATTTGGGGAGCACACGCAGAAGGACTATATCCGGCACGTCCGATCATTTGCCGCGTTTCTCGGTCGCCCTCCCGATACGGCCACGATCGAAGACCTCCGGCGCTTTCAGATTGATCAGCATGAACGCGCCGTTGGTCCGGCAACAATCAATGGAGCCGTATCGGCACTGCGCTTCCTGTTCAGTATAACTCTCAAGCGACCGGAGATGGCGCTGGGGCTTGTCGTCGTTCGCTTCACACCCAAATTGCGGGTGGTTTTGAGCGTTGAGGAGACAGCGCGGCTGCTCGAGGCTGCGCCAGGCATCAAATACAAAGCAGCCCTCAGCGTTGCCTATGGCGCGGGCCTGCGCGTCTCGGAGGTTGCCCACCTCAAGGTCGATGACATCGACAGCGAGCGCATGATCATCCGTGTCGAGCAGGGCAAAGGACGCAAGGATCGCAACGCCATGCTCTCACCGCACCTGCTCGATTTGCTTCGCCAATGGTGGCGCGAAGGCAAGCGGCGCGGAGTGATGTTGCCGCATGGCTGGCTGTTCCCTGGCCGCAACGGCACGGATCCGGTCTCAGCGCGCCAGTTGCATCGCGTCGTGCAGGAAGCAGCTGAGCGCGCCGAGATCTACAAGCGGGTAAGCCCGCACACATTGCGGCATTCGTTCGCCACTCACCTGCTCGAGCAGGGTGTCGATATCCGCGTCATCCAGGTCCTGCTGGGACACGTGAACATCAACACCACCGGCATCTATACTCAGGTTTCGAGCAAGACCATGCGGGCGGTGGCCAGTCCGCTCGACCAGATCGTTGCCGTGATGGAAGGCAGGGGTCCTCCCGGTTGA
- a CDS encoding c-type cytochrome, producing MGDRFNTVAGWALFAGIIALGGAIVSSKYFHDERPEKMGYAIEGVEAEGAGAAAGPGLNTLLASADVAAGEKVFAKCAACHTVTSGGANGIGPNLFGAVGKAHGHVAGFAYSEALKSVPGNWTFEALDKWLTSPREYAPGTKMTFAGLGNPVDRANLIAWLNTQGSNLPLPAADAAPAAAEEGANAAEAGNATEAPAENAAANAAE from the coding sequence ATGGGCGATCGTTTCAACACCGTAGCGGGCTGGGCGCTGTTCGCGGGGATCATAGCGCTGGGCGGCGCGATCGTCAGTTCCAAATATTTCCATGACGAACGCCCCGAAAAAATGGGCTACGCCATCGAAGGCGTCGAAGCCGAAGGCGCAGGCGCTGCTGCCGGTCCCGGCCTCAACACCCTGCTCGCCAGCGCCGATGTGGCTGCCGGTGAAAAGGTGTTCGCCAAGTGCGCCGCGTGCCACACCGTCACGTCGGGCGGTGCCAATGGCATCGGTCCCAACCTGTTCGGTGCGGTTGGCAAGGCGCACGGCCATGTCGCCGGCTTCGCCTATTCCGAAGCCTTGAAGTCGGTTCCGGGCAACTGGACGTTCGAAGCACTGGACAAGTGGCTGACCAGCCCGCGCGAATATGCGCCCGGCACCAAGATGACCTTCGCTGGCCTTGGCAACCCGGTCGACCGCGCCAACCTGATCGCCTGGCTCAACACCCAAGGCTCCAACCTCCCCCTCCCCGCCGCCGATGCCGCGCCAGCCGCAGCGGAAGAAGGCGCGAACGCCGCCGAAGCTGGTAACGCGACAGAAGCCCCCGCCGAAAACGCAGCGGCCAACGCGGCGGAATAA
- a CDS encoding prephenate dehydratase → MENYPAPARAIVAQLAQKAAADPARAVAYQGAPGANSHLAALGYAPDCVPLPCFAFEDAIDAVRNGQAARAIIPIENSLHGRVADMHFLLPESGLHIIDEYFLRIRHCLMAPDDSPVKSAISHPQALGQCRHYLRERGIQPVAYADTAGAAALVAENRLPGEGAIAPYLAAELYGLRLIAENIEDSDDNMTRFLVLAREPKMPVANVGPVMTTFLFEVKNVPAALYKAMGGFATNGVNMTKLESYQRGASFAATEFFCDIEGMPGDPAVDRALAELEFHTKWVRQLGSYRQARPRT, encoded by the coding sequence ATGGAAAACTATCCCGCACCCGCGCGCGCGATCGTCGCGCAATTGGCCCAAAAGGCCGCCGCCGATCCGGCGCGCGCCGTCGCCTATCAGGGCGCGCCCGGCGCCAATTCGCATCTGGCGGCGCTCGGCTACGCCCCCGATTGCGTGCCGTTGCCATGCTTTGCGTTCGAAGATGCAATTGATGCAGTGCGGAACGGTCAGGCGGCGCGCGCCATCATCCCGATCGAAAACAGCCTGCATGGCCGGGTGGCGGACATGCATTTCCTGCTGCCCGAATCGGGGCTGCACATCATCGACGAATATTTCCTGCGCATCCGCCATTGCCTGATGGCGCCGGACGACAGCCCGGTCAAAAGCGCGATCAGCCACCCGCAGGCGCTGGGCCAGTGCCGCCATTATCTGCGCGAACGCGGGATTCAGCCCGTCGCCTATGCCGACACGGCGGGCGCGGCGGCGCTGGTGGCGGAAAACCGCCTGCCCGGCGAAGGCGCGATCGCGCCCTATCTGGCGGCGGAACTTTATGGCCTGCGCCTGATCGCCGAGAATATCGAGGATAGCGACGATAATATGACGCGCTTCCTGGTGCTGGCGCGCGAACCCAAGATGCCGGTGGCCAATGTCGGCCCGGTGATGACGACATTTTTGTTCGAGGTGAAGAATGTCCCCGCCGCGCTCTATAAGGCGATGGGCGGTTTTGCGACGAACGGCGTCAACATGACCAAGCTGGAAAGCTATCAGCGCGGCGCGAGTTTCGCCGCGACGGAATTTTTCTGCGATATTGAGGGGATGCCGGGCGATCCGGCAGTCGACCGGGCGCTCGCGGAGTTGGAATTTCATACCAAATGGGTGCGGCAACTGGGCAGTTACCGGCAGGCGCGTCCAAGAACCTGA
- a CDS encoding sterol desaturase family protein, with amino-acid sequence MVAAILYSAVAMSVIVGVRYLIASGGFALATRLRQPGLYRGLDRQIAREISWSLASAFIYGIPAGVVAWGWQARGWTKIYSDMDSYPLWYLPLSVIVYLAVHDTWFYWTHRWMHRPKLFRIAHAVHHASRPPTAWAAMSFHPWEALTGAVVIPALVLLVPIHVGALAVVLSIMTVMGVSNHMGWEMFPRALVRGPAGRWLITATHHQRHHDFYNCNYGLYFRVWDRLCGTDKGLGDFAKVKA; translated from the coding sequence ATGGTCGCAGCTATCCTCTATTCCGCCGTGGCGATGAGCGTCATCGTCGGCGTGCGTTACCTGATCGCCAGCGGCGGATTCGCGCTGGCGACGCGGCTGCGCCAGCCGGGCCTGTATCGCGGGCTGGACCGGCAGATCGCACGCGAAATCTCCTGGTCACTGGCGTCCGCCTTCATCTATGGCATTCCGGCGGGGGTCGTTGCGTGGGGGTGGCAGGCGCGCGGCTGGACCAAAATATATAGCGACATGGACAGTTACCCGCTCTGGTATCTGCCGCTGTCGGTGATTGTCTATCTCGCTGTCCATGACACATGGTTTTACTGGACCCACAGGTGGATGCACCGGCCAAAGCTGTTCCGCATCGCCCATGCCGTCCACCATGCAAGCCGCCCGCCGACGGCGTGGGCGGCGATGAGTTTTCACCCGTGGGAAGCGTTGACCGGCGCGGTGGTCATCCCCGCGCTGGTGCTGCTGGTGCCGATCCATGTCGGCGCGCTGGCCGTGGTGCTGAGCATCATGACGGTGATGGGGGTCAGCAATCATATGGGGTGGGAAATGTTCCCGCGCGCTTTGGTGCGCGGACCGGCGGGCCGGTGGCTGATTACTGCGACCCATCATCAGCGGCATCATGACTTTTATAATTGCAATTACGGTCTGTATTTCCGGGTGTGGGACCGGCTGTGCGGCACCGATAAGGGGCTGGGCGATTTTGCGAAGGTGAAGGCGTGA
- a CDS encoding DUF2141 domain-containing protein: MTRRALAALLAMAGLTGAAPVTQPQGLSMAVEGMRSARGQLLVCVTRTPAYFPDCSHDPDKRHFAVAAQGAAKGGAVSLGMLTPGDYAIAIVHDENGNGKLDTFAGIPREGVGFSRNPVLRFGAPSFRSASFPVAGGPVEQDIRVKYFL, translated from the coding sequence GTGACGCGGCGTGCTTTGGCCGCGTTGCTGGCGATGGCGGGATTGACCGGGGCTGCGCCGGTCACGCAACCGCAGGGGCTGAGCATGGCAGTGGAAGGGATGCGATCGGCCAGGGGGCAGCTGTTGGTATGCGTCACCCGCACGCCCGCTTATTTCCCCGATTGCAGCCATGACCCCGACAAGCGCCATTTTGCGGTCGCGGCGCAGGGCGCGGCCAAAGGCGGGGCAGTGTCACTCGGCATGTTGACGCCCGGCGACTATGCCATTGCCATCGTCCATGACGAAAATGGCAATGGCAAGCTGGACACGTTCGCGGGCATCCCGCGCGAAGGGGTGGGCTTTTCCCGCAACCCGGTGCTGCGCTTTGGCGCGCCCAGTTTCCGGTCGGCCAGCTTCCCGGTCGCAGGCGGCCCGGTGGAACAGGATATTCGCGTCAAATATTTCCTGTGA